The sequence AGACCCGCGCGCTGGCGGGTGAGATTCTCGCCGACGGCAAGGTGAGGCGGAACGGGCATGTGCTCAAGCGCGCCTCCTCAATACAGGTTGGCGACGAGTTGCAGATCCCTTTCGTCGAGGGGCCGGGTTTCCGCGAGATCCTTGTGAAGGGTGTCATCGCGAAACGGGTCGGCGCACCCGAGGCGCAGGCCTGCTACGAGGACAGGACGAAGCCCGAAGTTTACGAGGCACTGAAAAGCTGGCAGATCGCGAAGCAGGAGGCTGCGAAAGGAAGACCGACGAAAAAGGACAGGCGCGCGATTGACCAGATCAAGGCTGCGTGGGAGTGGGACACCTGATGTTTATCGGATGGCGGATAACTCCAGGAGCCGTATCATCGCCCTAACCATGAGCCTTCCCGCCTCCGTCCGTTTGTCCGATGCCGCTCCGTCGTATCCCGTTTTCGAAATAGATCATCCGACCTGCGTGGCTCGCGTGGCTCTGCACGGCGCGCATGTGATGTCGTGGAAGCCCGTTGATGAGGATGAGGTCCTGTATCTTAGTCCGGATGCCGTTTACAAGGAGGGGAAGGCGATCCGCGGCGGGATCCCGGTCTGCTGGCCGTGGTTCAATGCGCACCCAACGAATCCGGAAATGCCGTCGCATGGCATTGCCAGGACGAGGTTCTGGGAGTTGGTGGAGGCAGGGGAGAGTGGGGAAGGGGTGGATTTGAAATTTGAGATGAGCGAGGGGATCTGGCATGCAACATTGACCGTGAAGGCAGGAGCGGAGCTGGAGGTGATGTTGGAAACGCGGAATCCGAACGAGATCCCCATCGTGGTTTCCGGCGCATTGCATTCCTATTTCGCGGTCTCGGATATCGAGCAGGTGCGGGTCGTGAACCTGGAGGGGGCGGACTACCTGGATACCGTTGGCACGCCCACCATGCGAAAGCAGACGGTGGCGCTTGGATTCGGAAGTGAGGTGGATTCGATCTACGATAGTTCTAGTAGTATTCTCCTTGTCGATGATCTTTCCGGGAGAACAATCCTCATCGAGAAAAGCGGCAGCCCCTCCACGGTGGTCTGGAATCCCTGGGTGGAGAAAGCCGCCGCGTTCGGGGATTTGCCGGATGACGGGTATCGGAAATTCTGCTGCATCGAGGCGGCAATTGCGAACGACCGGGCGGTGATCGTGATGCCCGGTGAAACCCACGTGCTGAGCACGCGGATCAGCGTCGAGGAGTGATCACTCGGCTTTTTCCAATGCTTCGAGCAGAAGCTCGGCGGCTTTCTTGGCTGAGGCCGGGTTCTGTCCGGTAACCAGGCGGCCGTCGCGGACGGCGTTCTCAGAAAAGTCCTCTGCTGTTTCGACCGTGGCTCCGGCCTTTTCAAAGGAGTCCTGGAGCAGGAAGGGCACGGTTTCGCTCAGCTTCACGGCGCTCTCTTCCGAGTTGGTGAACACCGCGGTCTTCTTCCCGGCGATGAGGAGTTTGCCATCGGAAAGCTTCACGTTCACCAGTGCCGCCGGGCCGTGGCAGACCGCGCCGACTGATCCGTTGTCTTCGTAAATGCTTACGGTGACCTTTTTCAACGATTCGGAATCGGGGAAATCCCACATCGCGCCGTGGCCACCGGCGAAGAAGATCGCGCCGTATGCCTTGGTGTCGACTTCGGAGAGGGCGATCGTCTTCTCGACGCCGGGCTTCTTCTCGTCCCCGTTGCCGAATTTTTTCCAGAACGAGGCGTTCGCCTCATCCTTGAGATCGAAGCTCTTGGGATCAAGCGGGGCGAAGCCGCCCTTGGGGCTGGCCAGTGTGACGGGGTTTCCGTTTTCCGTGAAAACCTCATAGGGATGCGCAGCTTCGGAGAGGAAGAAGCCCGTGAGTTTCCCGGAGTCGCCCAGTTTTGCGTGGTTGGTGAGAACCAGGAGAATAGGCGCTTCTTCCATTGCGCAAGATGTTGCGGCAAGGAGGAGTGAGAGAAACAAGGTTTTCATCCCAGCCAATAGCCCGCGATGGAAAAAAGGCAAGGATGCGAATCAGTTGGCATTGGCGACGATGCGGATGAAGCCTCTCGGACTGGCGCTGACCGGGACGGTGGAGCGGTAGGTGACTCGCTCGAAGCCGTTTCCGAGATCCTCGGGAAGACCGGATTCGACCGCAGGAACGGGGGCGGTGCGGAACATATCGGCCGAGCTTTCCGCGCCCATGGTGTAGCCGGATACCCCGCTGCGGCGGACGATGGAGATGGTCTGGTAGGACTCCCCGTTCAGGGAAACGAATCCCACGGGGGTGGGTAGGGTGGACGAACCGGTGGGGTTGGTGCCGGCGATGAACTCGAGGAGGTTCGGGACGCCGTCGTCATCCGCGTCGTCGGTGGGTCCGGCTTTGTCGATGGGGATTCCGTTCTGGGAGGCCCAGTTTTCGAAGCCCGTCTGAGGGACGGCGACGGCTCTTGCTCCGCCGCCTTGGTCGGTGACGGCGGCGGTGCGGCTTAGGATCGAGCCTGTGGAATCGCTGAGGAGGACGGAGTAGTTTCCTGCGAGATTGGCGAATTCCGAGAAGGCCAGGTTGAGGGAAGGGCCGGTCGCTCCGGGGATGTTCGTTCCGTTTTTCCTCCACTGATAGGAAAGGGGAAAAGAGCCGGTGGCGCCGACCGAGAGACTGACGGGGCGGCCTGCGATAATGGTTTGGTCAAGTGGCTCGGAGACGATGGCGATGGAGGCTGGAGTATTGGGTGTGTTGAGCTGGGTGGAGTCCGTTCCGAAGATGCCTGCCGTGTTGTGGGGTTGGGAGGGGATGGGTCTGTGCTCGAAAGTCATCGGGTAGTTGAAGGCGTAGGTTTTGATGAGTTTCCGGCCTCCGTTTTCGCTGAACTGGTAGGCTTTGTGGATGTTGCTGCCCTGCTCGCGGGCGATGAAAATGAGCCGCCCGTCATCGAGTTGGTGGAAGTTCCAGCCGCTGAGATTGTATTGGGTCAGCGGGGTGCTGCTCAAGGCTCCGCCCCGGGTGAAACGCCAGAGTGCCGTGCCGAAGCTGCTATTGAAATTAAAGCGCTCGCCGGCGACGAGGAGATCGCCGTTTTGTGCGATGGCGAGGCCGGTGATGTTCCAGCTGATGTTGGCACCGCGCGAGACTTGGAAGAACGCGGTGTCCGTGGAGCCGTCCGCGTAGGCTTTGTGGATCGCGGGGCGGGTGGGATTCGGCACGCCGAGGATGACTCCGCCATCGGTATCATCCCAGAGGAGGCTGGGGACAGCTAGGGAAGTGTCCGCGAGGGTGAAGGTGGTATCCACGGTGCCGTCCGCATTGAGCCGAGCGAGACGGTGTGTCGAGTGGCCTGCGATGGTATCGAAGTCGCCTGCGATCCAGATGTAGTTTCTGGTGAAGATGAGTTTTGGGAAAATGTTCACCTGGGAGCCGCTTTTAAAGACAGGATAGAACTCGGCGGCGGAGGCATCGCCGCGCATGACGGAGAAGCCGCTATCCTGCAAGGAGCTGACGTTCGGAATTTTCGCGCGCATCAGGAGGAAATCTCCATTGGGCATTTTGTAGCTGTCTCCGCCGTAGCCGCTGATGGGCGAGACCCAGTTCCTATCCTCCACGCCGCTGGTCGAGTCGTAACGCCTCCAGCCGGAGTTATAGCGGATGTTGGTATTGTCCGGGAGGTCGATGCGGGTGGTGTTTTCCTTTTTCCGCTCGCGTGCGGGTGCTGTGGGATTTTCTATGAGGGCAGGGTCGGGAAATTCGAGGGAGATCGTGACGACAGCCGGAGTGCTGGTGATGGAGCCGCCTGCGGTGGTGATGACACAGTCGTAGGAGGCTGCGTCCGCAGGGGCGAGGTTCGAAAGGGTGAGAGAGGCGGTGGTTGCGCCGGAGATGGCGGTGCCGTTTTTCCTCCACTGGTATGAGGTGATGGTGCCGGTGGCTACTACTGAGATTTTTTCCTCAAATCCTGGAAACGTATCGATGCGCGGAGTCGGCTGGGTGGTGATTGTCGCGAGGGCGGGGAGGACGACACTCGCAGGGACGGTGAATGCCTCGTCGTTTCCGGAAATGGCGCGGAGGGTGTATTTCCCGGCATCGAATCCGTTGAGGTCGGTGATGTTGAGTGTGGGGGTGGTGGCTCCCGAGATGCGGCTGTCGTTTCTCAACGGAGTGCCGGAGCGAAACCACTGGTAGGTGAGATTGCTGCCTGCGAAGGAGCCAGTGAGGGTGAGGGTGCCGCCTACGGAAACGACCGGAGCGGTGGGTGAGGAAACGAGGAAGGGCAGCGGCTGGCTGGCGATGCGGGACTGGAGGGATTCCCCCGATTCCGTGAGGAAAACGACGCTCGGACCGATGTTTGCGAGGCCGAGATAATTCTGGCCGAAGCGATCACCCTCAGATGTCCAGGTGATCAGATCCCGCGAGGTGATGAAGGCGGTGGGAGAAGTGGTGCCAGCCGGCGAACCGCCGATGTACCATTTCCCGGCGACGCGGTCGATGAAGTTGAAATTGCCAACGCTTGGGTGGACCATCGTCCAGGTGATTCCGTCCGGTGAAGTGGCAACGGAAGAGTTTGTGCGGAGTGCGACAAACTGTCCGGCGTGGAATTCTAAATCGCGGATGTTTTGGCTAACATCGGGGGCCCAGGTGCGGCCTCCGTCCGTGGAGCGCCGAATTCTTCCTTGTGATTGGATTGTAAGCCAGATGCCGTTTCCGAAAATGACTTTGGAGAAGCTGGGCTTGGTAGTGTCCTTGGCGAAAACTTCCGTCCAGTTGATCCCATCACTGGATCGGATGAGGAAATTCTGGTCACCCACGGCCACATAGCCGTCATCCCCGGAGGCGATGTGGCGGAGGGTATTGGGGCCGCTGAATACGCCGGTCCATGTCAGTCCGTCTCCGGAGCGGGCGATTCCACCGGGATTATTCAGTGAGCCGGTGAGACCGTAGAAGCCATCCCTTCCCCTGAAGGCCGCGACCACTCCTGAGTTGCTCCCCTCCCAGTTGATCCCGTCATAGGTGACTGCGGTGCCGCTGCTGCCAGCCACGAGGATGACGCCGTTTGCGGAGGTGATGGTTTTACTGAAACTGCCGCCCGGGATGACGGGCGGGCGGGTGCCTTCCCAAGTTGTTAGATCCGTGGAAGTGCGGAAGCTGTCTGCGAAAACCACGCGTCCGTTTCCGACGGCGATGTCGTAGCCTTTTCCGGGAGAGCCGGGGATGACCGTCCAGTTCAGGCCGTCCGTGGAAGTATAGTCGGAGGTGTGGCCGCTGGCGATGAAACGGGTGCCATCCGAGATGACGGAGGTGATCGTGGATGGTGCCACGACTTCCGTCGCGCCGGAGCCGTCGTTGCTGGTGAAGCGAAATCCGCCTCCGTTCCCTGCGCCACCTGCGGAGACATAGACGCCGTTGAGATATGCGATGTGGAGGAGGGTCTTATTCGGCGAGACTGTAACAGGTGCCGTGAAAGTCGATGCGTCCGTGGAGGTGATGATGCGTGCACCAAGGGTTCCGAGACGGTTCCCCATGTAAAAGAATCGGCCGTTGACGAAATCGATGCCTGACCAGCCGACGTTGAAATCGGAAGTGCCCTCAACCGTCCAGGCGATTCCGTCGGTTGATTTCAGGGTGAGATTGGAAAGGCCGGCTGCGGCAAAGACCCCGTTTCCGAAGGCGACCCCATGAATGTTCAGTGCGGAGCTGAATGCGCTGCGGGGGTAGGTGGTGAGGGTCCAGTTCACCGCATCCGTGGAGTGCAGGATGGTGGCGGAATCTCCTACTGCTACGAAGCGCCCGTTTCCGAAAGTGACGTCTCTCAGATCCCGCGTCGTCGGGGAGATGGGAGAAGTCCAGTTCAGCCCATCGGTGGAAACGTAGATGATGCCGGACTGGCCGACCTGGACGAATTTTCCGTTTCCGTAGGCGATGCCCCGCATGATGCCGGGAGGGAGGGCGGGGAGGGAGCGTTTCTGATCGAGCTGGAATTCCCCGACCGGGGTGCCGGAGGGGGTTCCGGTGGAAAGTGTCAGGGCGAGCCGGGTGTTCACGTTCACGCCATTGCCCTGGGGGACGGAGGCCGTGGCGCTGATCACCCCGCCGGTGAGGGTGCCGGTGGTGAAATTGAAGACGCTGGGCGAAAAGGTGATGGCTCCGGCGTTGTCCACGGTGCCGGTTAGAGATCCGCCGAAGAGCTCGAAGTTGCCCGCATTGTCGATGGAGGCGGCGGTGCGGCTGGGGAACTCAGGGGTGGAGGCGGCTCCGGAGACGGAGGTGAAAATCTCGCCTTCGTATTGTCCGACGAATTGCGCCTGGGCAAATGCCTCGGATGCGCAAAAAAATGTGAGGATAAGGACGAACGTTCGGGAGATAAGCTTGCTCATGGGGAACTCAGGATAAAGGTTTTCAGCGGAAACGACAATCCCCTGAACAGGCGATACGCTCTAGCTGATTCTGCGATAGGCCTGGCAAAAGCCTTTTGAAGAATCGACCGGCCGCGGCTCTAGATGCTCGCCAGGGCTTCGCCGAAGACTGTCAACGTGTCGTCGAGATCCGCCTCAGTGTGGGCGAGTGAGAGGAAGCCGGTTTCGTAGGGGGAGGGGGCGATGTAGACGCCTCTTTCCAGGCAGGCCCAGAAGAACTTTTTGAAGAGGGCGAGATCCTGTTTCATCACGTCATCGACGTTGACGATCTCGCGGTCGGTGAAGAACAGGCAGAACATGGAGCCGACCCGGTTGATGCTGTGGGGGATGCCTTTTCCCGTCATCAGCGAGCGGAGGCCGGTTTCGAAATGAAGGCCGAGCTGGTCGAGGCGGGCGAAGCCGTCGGGGGTGCCCGATGAAAGCTCGTGGAGCTGGGCGAGCCCGGCGGCCATGGCGAGGGGATTCCCGGAAAGGGTGCCCGCCTGATAGACCGGGCCGATCGGCGCGACCATGTCCATGACATCCGCGCGGCCGCCGAAGGCACCGACCGGGAGGCCGCCGCCGATGACTTTGCCGAAGCAGGAAAGATCCGGGGTGAGGTTTTCGAGTCCCTGCACGCCCGCCTTGCC comes from Akkermansiaceae bacterium and encodes:
- a CDS encoding type 1 glutamine amidotransferase domain-containing protein — encoded protein: MEEAPILLVLTNHAKLGDSGKLTGFFLSEAAHPYEVFTENGNPVTLASPKGGFAPLDPKSFDLKDEANASFWKKFGNGDEKKPGVEKTIALSEVDTKAYGAIFFAGGHGAMWDFPDSESLKKVTVSIYEDNGSVGAVCHGPAALVNVKLSDGKLLIAGKKTAVFTNSEESAVKLSETVPFLLQDSFEKAGATVETAEDFSENAVRDGRLVTGQNPASAKKAAELLLEALEKAE
- a CDS encoding RNA-binding S4 domain-containing protein; translation: MSDSIRADKWLWATRFFKTRALAGEILADGKVRRNGHVLKRASSIQVGDELQIPFVEGPGFREILVKGVIAKRVGAPEAQACYEDRTKPEVYEALKSWQIAKQEAAKGRPTKKDRRAIDQIKAAWEWDT
- a CDS encoding D-hexose-6-phosphate mutarotase; the encoded protein is MSLPASVRLSDAAPSYPVFEIDHPTCVARVALHGAHVMSWKPVDEDEVLYLSPDAVYKEGKAIRGGIPVCWPWFNAHPTNPEMPSHGIARTRFWELVEAGESGEGVDLKFEMSEGIWHATLTVKAGAELEVMLETRNPNEIPIVVSGALHSYFAVSDIEQVRVVNLEGADYLDTVGTPTMRKQTVALGFGSEVDSIYDSSSSILLVDDLSGRTILIEKSGSPSTVVWNPWVEKAAAFGDLPDDGYRKFCCIEAAIANDRAVIVMPGETHVLSTRISVEE